From the genome of Vulpes lagopus strain Blue_001 chromosome 2, ASM1834538v1, whole genome shotgun sequence, one region includes:
- the NANOS1 gene encoding nanos homolog 1 → MEAFPWAPRSPSRGRAPPPMALVPSARYVSAPGPAHPQPFSSWNDYLGLATLITKAVDGEPRFGGEGGGGGASASPPSSSSSPCCSPHAGAGAGAGAGPGALGPALGPPDDDDSDGDEPGSRGRYLGGALELRALELCAGPAEAGLLEERFAELSPFAGRAAAVLLGCAPAAAAAAAASAEVAPREERAPAWAAEPRLHVASGAAAARLLKPELQVCVFCRNNKEAVALYTTHILKGPDGRVLCPVLRRYTCPLCGASGDNAHTIKYCPLSKAPPPPPRPARDCPPGKKLR, encoded by the coding sequence ATGGAGGCTTTCCCCTGGGCGCCCCGCTCGCCCAGCCGCGGCCGCGCCCCCCCGCCCATGGCGCTCGTGCCCAGCGCCCGCTACGTGAGCGCCCCGGGCCCGGCGCACCCGCAGCCCTTCAGCTCGTGGAACGACTACCTGGGGCTCGCCACGCTCATCACCAAGGCGGTGGACGGCGAGCCGCGCTTCGGCggcgagggcggcggcggcggcgcctccGCCTCCCCGCCCTCGTCGTCCTCCTCGCCCTGCTGCTCCCCGcacgcgggggcgggggcgggggcgggggccgggcccggggcgctGGGGCCGGCGCTGGGGCCGCCCGACGACGACGACAGCGACGGCGACGAGCCGGGGTCCCGGGGCCGCTACCTGGGCGGCGCGCTGGAGCTGCGCGCGCTGGAGCTGTGCGCGGGCCCCGCCGAGGCCGGGCTGCTGGAGGAGCGCTTCGCCGAGCTGAGCCCGTTCGCGGGCCGCGCGGCCGCCGTGCTCCTGGGctgcgcgcccgccgccgccgccgccgccgccgcatcCGCCGAGGTGGCGCCGCGCGAGGAGCGGGCCCCGGCCTGGGCGGCCGAGCCGCGGCTGCACGTCGCCTCGGGGGCGGCCGCCGCCCGACTGCTCAAGCCCGAGCTGCAGGTGTGCGTGTTCTGCCGGAACAACAAGGAGGCGGTGGCGCTCTACACCACGCACATCCTCAAGGGCCCCGACGGGCGCGTGCTGTGCCCGGTGCTGCGCCGCTACACGTGCCCCCTGTGCGGCGCCAGCGGCGACAACGCGCACACCATCAAGTACTGCCCGCTCTCCaaggcgccgccgccgccgccgcgccccgccaGGGACTGCCCGCCCGGGAAGAAGCTGCGCTGA